The following are encoded in a window of Pecten maximus chromosome 17, xPecMax1.1, whole genome shotgun sequence genomic DNA:
- the LOC117315592 gene encoding LOW QUALITY PROTEIN: probable flavin-containing monoamine oxidase A (The sequence of the model RefSeq protein was modified relative to this genomic sequence to represent the inferred CDS: inserted 2 bases in 1 codon), which produces MEKHVDVAIVGGGISGLSAAYHLYKKDPSLEVCVLEAKDRVGGRTLTLPLQGKDGTDYWDLGGQWVSRSQKDIMNLLKELELETYPQFTTGTKVMQVESAQVKSYKSDIPSLSLIALIDLQFFIMKVERLQKEIDHRDPYNCSRGEEWDTKSLETFLKESLWTHGAYETIAAAIRTTVTMEPSQMSTLYFLSLVASAGGLMTLVEANEDAAQGLKVKGGTQQISKILAEKVGTENVLLDHPVEAVIQSERCVQLKCKNGLTVCCKRAVMAVPPMLTRRIHFEPQLSMERREIEKWMPFGNYIKVITTYTKAFWRSNGQSGEAVTYGGPSDVTGCDVGPLSIVFDATSPRGSPALVSFLSGDQAIQWGRQDAKVRQTAVLKSLTWFFGPEAENCLDYFEKDWSKELYIEGMXVAAVSTGAMRNFASGLREPQGRLHFAGSESATEWDGYMSGGVQAGVRAATEVLYHLRPGAVSSTELSGTAYSHSYKPPRHLRRKNEQSYLTRTLTLTLFVGVVALLYRMFVSGS; this is translated from the exons ATGGAGAAACATGTAGATGTGGCCATTGTTGGCGGAGGGATATCTGGTTTATCTGCGGCATATCACCTCTACAAAAAGGACCCGTCATTGGAAGTATGTGTTCTGGAGGCGAAAG ATCGGGTAGGCGGACGAACACTGACCCTGCCTCTCCAGGGTAAAGACGGCACAGACTACTGGGACCTGGGCGGACAGTGGGTGTCCAG atcgCAGAAAGACATCATGAATTTGTTGAAGGAACTCGAACTGGAAACCTACCCACAGTTCACCACGGGGACAAAGGTTATGCAGGTTGAGAGTGCACAGGTCAAAAGCTACAAGTCCGATATCCCGTCACTTTCACTCATCGCCCTTATTGACCTACAATTCTTCATTATGAAG GTAGAGAGACTCCAAAAGGAGATCGACCACAGAGACCCGTATAATTGCAGTAGAGGCGAGGAATGGGACACCAAAAGTTTAGAGACCTTCCTGAAGGAATCATTATGGACGCATg GTGCTTACGAGACAATTGCGGCCGCCATTCGTACGACCGTTACCATGGAACCGTCTCAGATGTCGACGCTTTACTTCCTCAGTTTGGTGGCATCAGCTGGCGGCCTAATGACCCTTGTTGAGGCAAACGAAGATGCCGCTCAGGgtttgaaggtcaag GGTGGAACCCAGCAgatttcaaagattttagcGGAGAAAGTCGGCACAGAAAATGTGTTGTTAGATCATCCTGTTGAGGCggtcatacag AGTGAGCGATGTGTTCAACTTAAATGCAAGAACGGACTGACAGTGTGTTGTAAGCGAGCAGTGATGGCCGTGCCTCCAATGCTTACAA GGAGAATACATTTCGAGCCGCAGTTGTCAATGGAGCGGCGAGAGATAGAGAAGTGGATGCCTTTCGGAAACTATATTAAAGTTATTACAACGTATACGAAG GCGTTTTGGAGGTCTAATGGTCAGTCAGGAGAGGCCGTTACGTATGGCGGGCCCAGTGACGTAACCGGATGTGACGTAGGCCCACTTTCTATTGTGTTCGATGCCACATCTCCCAGAGGAAGTCCTGCGCTTGTGTCATTTTTGTCAGGAGATCAGGCGATACAATGGGGGAGACAGGAT GCTAAGGTGAGACAAACAGCAGTACTGAAGTCGTTGACATGGTTTTTCGGCCCGGAAGCGGAAAACTGTCTCGATTACTTTGAGAAGGACTGGAGCAAAGAGCTGTATATTGAGGGGAT TGTGGCAGCAGTTAGTACCGGAGCAATGAGGAACTTCGCTTCCGGTCTCCGTGAGCcgcaagggag ATTACATTTTGCCGGGTCTGAGAGCGCTACCGAATGGGACGGATATATGTCTGGGGGAGTACAGGCTGGTGTCCGAGCAGCCACTGAAGTCTTGTATCATCTCCGGCCTGGCGCTGTCTCCAGTACGGAACTGTCTGGGACCGCCTACAGCCATTCATACAAACCACCAAGACATCTAAGAAGAAAAAATGAACAATCTTACTTGACCCGAACTTTGACCTTAACACTTTTTGTGGGCGTGGTAGCGCTGTTATACCGGATGTTTGTTTCCGGAAGCTAG